The Rhododendron vialii isolate Sample 1 chromosome 1a, ASM3025357v1 region ATATTACTGTTAAGTGGTGTCGAGCGATTCAATCTTTTCAAGTGACCACATAGGTGTAGAGTTTACAACTAAGCGTATGGACGCATCAAAATGTGTGGCTGCGAATGGAGGTTCCAGGCTTGCAGCGTGTCATAGGAGGACTGAACAATTTCTGATTATAGGGACACTTTTTGTGGCTGATAGAGAATGCCCGAAATACCATTTGAGTTTCTCCATTATTGGGACATTTCTGTGTATCATGTGGGGGTATTGGACACTTCCGTTTttttggactctctctctctctctctctctctctctctctctctctctctctctatatatatatatatatatatatatgtatatatttatttatttatttatttatcggTAAGAGAGATCATTACATCATTATGAAGTACAAATCACGGGACACTATATCAATTGTGTAAGAATTTACAAGATAATCAAGCCCAACACGGAACCAACAGGATAAATAAGATCATTAAAGGGAGCACAATTACTATAAGTCCAACTCAACTTCACGGCTTATTAAGGAGAGAAATAACCCTAACAAATACAAGGGAAAAAACACTCACGCAGATAGAAAGAGACTCGAACGGCCAATTATTGTCGTGGACGGCCGAACTAAACTGGACATTAGGAGACTGGATTGGACCTTAGTCCGAATTAGGGTGCGTGCAGCTCCAAATGGGATTCACGTCAATAATGATTCATACCGTGATACCGATTATTTTGTTTGGCTACTGAGTTATTTGCTTGTAAACTAAGGGTAGCCTAAGTGATAAGGTACTCCACTCACCGGGACAAAGTCCCAGGTTAGAGTGATCTCAGGGTAGGATAAAATAGGTTTTCAGCATgtaaaaacattaaaaaaaggtTGTTTCACAAAATCGAAAACTTCTTGTTGTGTCCCCAAAAAACAGACGACAAATATTAGAACCAAGCCGAACTGTTTATTTTTGGGTCTCAAGGCCCAAAAATTGATTTGGGCCGTGTGCATATAAATtgatttggatttataggtcTGTCCTCTTTGATTCCTTTCGACTTTGATTCGGAGGCATGGTTCTGCAGCAAAATGTTCctttagctcctcggttcttggagggaCAGGGGCTATTGTTTCAAGAGTACCCtgagagcagtcactttgtgAATATATTGTCAAAAGTTATGTCTTTCTTCAATTCTCACCGGCACATACCCTTAATGATTGGAGACTGGAGGAATTCTATTGTTGTTATTGTACGAAcggtttatttttccttttcagaaCAAATCTGATTTTATTCAGATGACCACAATTTTAGCATCATTTTGCTTTTTTCCCGAAAATTGAATGAAATCCGTGATGGAGTAAACTCGTCATTGGATTGTAAATCCCTCTTGTCtcgtaatctttttttttttctccctctcgAGGCCAATtcttgtcccacatcggctaTACAGGAATCATCCCCAttatttatacaaaattttcgacccaaaataaaataccgAGCTCTGTAGCGCGAGCTTGTGACCCAAGCTTAGGGAGCAATTAGGTTGTCAGAAGGTTTGATCCATTTGTTGGCGCAGGTATGAGATTGTTCCACTGTTCGGGCTCGATTACAAACTTCACGGACATCCATTCGTGAAGTACGGGCTCGTTTCGGTTGTGGGTAATGTGAGCCTTCGGTTTCTCTCCCGACTATTATCTCGAAAGAGACGAGGAAGAAGGATATAAAGGCTGGCTTTAACAGAGCAGCAGCCATCCTCGTTCCCCACCAGAAGATGAATAATCTTCTGCGTACAACAAAAATCACCTATAAACCCTAACGACCtccttttgttatttttctttttaatctcatctcaaatTTTATTCTCGGCAATATCGCGAAATTGGATTTGCGTTATATGAGTTCCAAACGAGATTCGGCTCAAATATATTAATGTGGTTCAAACCGTTTATCTTTTCGAACTAGTTGAGTTGAAAAAAAGGAAGATTCACGTGTCATCCGGAGAATTTTTGGACTGtattgcaagtggagtggtaacCAATTGGAGACATCATATGCTCTCATGCATTTGTCAGGGGTTCAAACATCACTAACTATAACTAACAATGTTAACTTTCGTGGAGAAAAGAAAATTCGGATTAATTGTATTCTACTCGGGCAAttaaatactccatccgtcctaaATTACTACAAAAAGGAAATTTCAGAAATTATGAGCGAAAGTACTTTGTTTTTTGTCGGAAAATTACGTGCCTTTTCTTAGTTGACTAACAATTTAGAACGGGAGAGATAGATTTGGACTTTTAacctacattttttttttgtaatcttGTTGTATCCCTCCATCCTTGGATTGCAACTGCCCAACTCCAAAGGCTGCGTTTCATTCGTttaaattgttgattttttgaattacttATATAAATCATGCTACATAAACTGATTTTTGACTCCAAACGTTTCGAAACAACATAGAGACTAGAGTTCAAACTCCCAATGACACACATTTCATTACAAAGTTTAAACACATTTGATCTCGTCCTTTTTTATTTCTCCAACAATTCAGGATGTTTGCACCAGATCACGATTTCGACTGACCCGATCACCTCGTCGTTCGATTTCGTGACTGCTTTTTAGGAAATCGAAGAAATCATTAACCTATAATATGACTTTATATTTTCCAACATCTTGCCCACTTGCTCCCAATGGTGCGTTAGAGATTCACTTTCTTTAAAGCATCAatctgattttgattttgaaagtaAAGAAAGAGATTTCAAAAGGATAAGCCCGCACCTCTGCTACCTCCTCTCTACCCATCTCCCACACCTCTTCCTCTTGGATGTCCCTCGGGTTAGATTCAGCAGCCGCCTTTCTCTCCGGCAACGTTGTTTTTCGGCGTCTTTGGAGACGTTTTGACGACAATCGGCAGATCTGTTGATGCGAGCGCTTTGTGAAGTCCAAATAAGagggtttttattttctttgttcttttcttctcctcccTTTTGTGGAGTATTTCTCTCCGGTTTCTTGCCGTAAGTCTTTTTCTCGGCTGGATTTTCCCCAATCCGGTGTCGTCCTCTCCAGTTTCGGGTCTCCCTAGATCTGGTGAAAATAAAgctttgttggtttttttctGATATTGTTGGGGTTTCATTTGTTGGTTTTGGGATCCGGTTGTCGGAATGCTTCCTGTACCCGCTGTGGTTGCAAGAGCTTGCCGTCTATCCTCAGTGTCGGCTTGTTTTTCATCTAGGAGGTGGATGTTGGCTGATAATCAAGGGATCGTCGTGTTGGTTTGTGAGGTTTTGGAGTTAAATCTTTTGAATCTCGACTGGCCTTTTGGTTATTGTCTCTATTTGGAATAGATAATCCTCTTTGGTTGTTTGATGTATGCTTATTTCATATCAATAAaatattctaccatttttgacaaaaaaataaaataaaatcatgacGAACTGTTTGTTTTACCTTTTCAGAACAAGTCTGATTTAGTCTGAAATCCGTGATAGAGCAAACTTGTCCTTTTTTTCTCCCTTCTAGTTCTAGAGCCAAttcttgtcccacatcgcctacAGAGGAACTATCACCTTTGTTTATACAAAACGTtcaatccaaaataaaatgccGAGCTTAGTAGCGCGAGCTTGTAACCCAAGCTTAGGGGCAATAAGGTTGTCAGAAGGTTGATACATATGTTGGCGTAGGTCGGCTTTCAACTTCTTGGGGTATGTATGCCCTTCGGTTTGTCTCAACTATAGATAGAGACACCCCCTCTCAAGAGGTAGGGGGAAAGAAGGATAAAAAGGCTGGCTTAACAGAGCAGTTGAATACCAGAAGATGAAACCTATCAATCCTAACGACATcctttgttatttttttcttaatcttATTATCTGATACATATGTTGGCGTAGGTCGGCTTTCAACTTCTTGGGGTATGTGTGCCTTCGGTTTGTCTCAACCCATCAATCCTAACGACAtcctttgttatttttttaatattattatcTCAAATTTTATTCTCGTCAATACCGCGAAATTGGATTTGTGTTATATGAGTTCCGAACGAGAGTCTGCTCAAATTTATTAATGCGGTtcaaactgtttatttttttcgaACTAGTTGAGTTGAAAAAGGGAAGATTCACGTACCATCCAGAGAATTTTTGGATTGCATTGCAAGCGGGAGTGGTAACCAATTGGAGACATCACATGCTCTTATGCATTTGTTAGGGGTTCAAACATCACTAACTACAGCTAATAATGTTGACTTTtgcggagaaaaaaaaaatcggattAATTGTATTACTAcgaaaaagaaatttcaaagattatgagcagaagtactttattttttatcgaaaaaTTATGCGCCTTTTCATTAGTTTACTATCGTTTTAAATCGGGAGAGATAGATTTGGACTTttaacatacatatatatattttttactaatCTTCTTGTATCCCTCCATCCTTGGATTGCAACTGCCCAAACTCCAAAGGCTGCGTTTCATTCGTCtaaattgttgatttttgaatttcctGTATAAAGCTACATAAAGACTCCAAACGTTTCGAAACGACGTGGAGACTAGAGTCATTCAAACTTAATATTGTCTTGACACACATTTCATTATAAAGTTTAAACACATTTGATCTTgttgttttttaattatttctcgAACACTTCAGGGCCGGTGTCTGCGCCAAATTGCGACCTCGACTAACCCTGATCTATCTCGTTATTCGATTTCGTGACTCCTTTAAAAGGGAATCGAAAGAAATCATTAACCTATGGTAATATGACTGTATATTTCCCAACATCTTGCCCACTTGCCCCCAATGGTGCGATAGAGATTCACTTTCTTTAAAgcatcattttttattttttattttgaaagttaaaaaagaaagaaagagagagagatttcaaaAGCATAAGCATcctgtcagagagagagagagagagagaaccagcTCACTTTAAAGATGTTCTTCGAAAATAAAAGGCACCATATCTACGCTACCTTTCTTCTTAATTTGACAAACCATCCATGGTCCCTGTCCCACAACATTAGGTTTCTATGTGAAATCTGCCCAATTATCGTTTGACAAGTGGAATGGCATTGATTCTTACCAAGTCATTAAAGCTATATTTTGGATGGTTACCGTTGCTTTGCTTCCCTCCTCCTTTAttcgttttgtttttctataacTGGCCGGGATCAGTATTCAGTTCGCGCGCACCTCAACGTACTACGCACTTTAGATCAGGGGCTTGACGTTAATAGCCGGGCAAATCTCTATTGGTCCTAAGGTTCGAAATGTTTTTGGCCTTTATGGGATTCAAACTTGCGAGCTCAGGAGGGGCAATTAAACCTTTTATTTACTTTCTCATACGCACTTGACCAAACCCGTTAGGTTCCCTAGCTTTATTCGTTTTGTTGGCCTTTTCTTTTGGCCAATATGATGATCTAGATTTGAATCTGTTTTCCAAGAATGAAGTAGTGTGGTCACTAATTTTTTCCAAGATTAATATAAGTTAAAGGGTCAAATATAGTAGAATCTTTggtcttttttgaaataaaaaagtgagaaaaattAAATGGAACTCAATTATTAGGTATCAGAATCTTGAGTTATGATGGCGTTAGAGCATAAAGTGAAGGGATAGAGATGGTAAACCATGGGAGCTGAGGGTAGCTCTCACCTGATTGCTCcccttagccttataaatagGCCTCAACATCTTCCTCACTTCATGTCCAACTAGTTTTCTTTGTTTCCGACTTTCAaaccccccctccctctctcaccaACCTTTCTGTGCTTTTTCTCTGATTCTACATCAACTTCTTCATGGCTTCCCtcaaggttctctctctctctctctctctctctctctctctctctctctctatgaagCCTAATTTAGAAGAAAACGAATCTATTTTTTTACTGCCACAACATGTTTGGGCTTTCATCATGCATGCTGCTTATTAGTCTAGTCATATCATTTACGACTACatgttaaaaagaaagaaactccCTCCTCAGTTCTTTTGAATTTGCTAATAAGAGCAAGTTCATTTGTTGGTGTAAAAAACGACTTTTGCGAATAGGGGCTGCTCCAATATTTCAGTTCAACGGTGACAgaattctgtaaaaaaaatttctaatgcAAAACTctatgtaaaacaaaaaaattattatcaagttaaaaatttaatggacctattttattttattttgttgagctTACTTATCTACTTACTTGTAAATTTAAGTGGATATTCATGTACTTTGACTACGTATATGTGAATAACCCAGTCGTGACAATAGCGAAGAAttacaaattaaattttatatacaaaacaaaatttcaatacatttttttagcTCAGGGAATTCATTTGAACCCCTACAATACCTAGTAAAGCCGCCCCCGTTTGTGAAAGTCGGTTTGGATACATGGTGGAGAGTCTTTAGCCTTCTtcttgtttgtcttttttattttattttataagaatTTAGCATAACATAGAGAGATCTCGAATGTGTGTAGGTGGATGAAGTAACCAAAGAATCAGGTGAGATGTCTCCAACAATTGAAGAAACCAAACTCTCGCCAACCGATCAAGACACCATCAGTACTCCACCGACCGAATCCGAAACCACCCAACCAAAGGAAATCCCAGTGTTGgacgaagaaaaagaaaaacaaccattGGAAGACGAAGAAGAGAAGCCTGCAGAATCCTGGCCGATCATTGAGGAAGAAGCTGCACCCGATACTTCTTTTGAAGCCGGCTCGGGGGGAACGACACATGAATTTGGCGAAGAGGAagacgaggacgaggacgatGATTAAGATCTCTTATAATGCTCGATTGAGGTCGAAGAAGAAAGGGCTGATTCTTGTTGTGTCTGCTGAGTGAGGCATTATTGTGATGAAAgaattctagggttttgagtggTTGCTACGTCAGAGCCTACTATATTATGGTGGGAGGAGTGACTAAAAACTATggagttttatttttatgtgcTGCTTTTTATTAATTGTCTATCTTTGTGTAATTTTAAGCCATGTTCTGGGTTTTGCATGGCGAGTTATCTGTACcggtttgatttggaaaaacgttatttgtattttgtgatGTTTTCTTTATAATTTGTGTACTTGTTCGAGTAACCAAATTAATTAGTAATTGTTTGAGAGGTTTTtcctaattattatttttgttgttctttAATTACCACAAAGAGAATAAGACAGAACGATGCAAAACAACTAACTAACACCGAGAACAACACGGTGACCCTGTACTGCTGGGGGAACACTATACGTGCAGTACGAAATCTGAGTTGTCCATCTCTACCATCGATGGTCTGGATTTGCAAATTTGGCTATGATACTTTTAAcaaatttggaccattaaaAACGCTTTGTTGGAAGGCCAACTGGCCCATTGGAAGACCCATGGGCCTAATAAGAAATTAGTTGCTCTAGAATGGGCCTATGGGATGAATAATTtcggggaaaatgacggccaatgacgtgttttgataattaacacctactaaggacattttcagcattaacaaatgttttcacCATAtccttaacgggtattaataatcaaaatatgtcatggGCCTTCATTTTCCCATAATTTAGAGTCCATTGAACGAAGACGGGCCCATTTAATTAGTTTATGGAAGTGGAAGATATAAAACGTTGGAGATGGGAAAATGTATATGCTGTGAGGAGCAAATGACTAAGAGAATATTGGGTAGCAATGCCTTCCCTAAGTGGTAATGAAATGTGGGTATTGAAATTACAAATCAAAAGAATTTTATACCGGTCTAGAAAGAGAAATTGCAGTGCGTAACAAATGAGAATGATTTTGCCTatcgaaaaaaagaaagaaagaaaacaaatgagagtgattttcgcacttccTAAATTCATTGACAACATCAACTATATTATAACTAAAACTTGTAACACGCAGTAAGAGAGAAGGTCAAACTAGTAGAGATTATAATACTTTGCagttgattgataattggaatTCTTTTTTGATATATCAATTTACGCGCATCTCGATTAAGtgaaatttcataatttttaacaATCAGCCGGACTAATCTTTAGactatactctctctctctctctctctctctctctccctgcccTTTTTCTACACGCTACACCCATTTTAGAAAGCAACGAACATTCCAGAAccggataaataaataaaaaacgtACATTCCAGAACCCTCCTATCCTATCTTTCCATCCTTTGGCTTTTACTATATAACTAGCTACGCCTACATACTGGAAAGGAGCAACAAAGGACACCCATTTTTCCAACTCTTTAAGATCGGGTCAAAGCTCTCTAAACTAGTTCCAAATCTGTTTAGACCATGGTAAGCCAAGTCGTTCTCTCTCACTACCTCTCCAAATTtccattttccttaattttaaGCTTA contains the following coding sequences:
- the LOC131319661 gene encoding uncharacterized protein LOC131319661; the encoded protein is MASLKVDEVTKESGEMSPTIEETKLSPTDQDTISTPPTESETTQPKEIPVLDEEKEKQPLEDEEEKPAESWPIIEEEAAPDTSFEAGSGGTTHEFGEEEDEDEDDD